Proteins from a genomic interval of Haladaptatus sp. R4:
- a CDS encoding geranylgeranylglycerol-phosphate geranylgeranyltransferase encodes MSHAERVSGLIELTRPGNAIASGVLTFTGAFVAEGSGILSHLGATSAATITTILATGAGMAINDYFDRDIDRINNPERPIPRGAVAPRTVLGFSLVMFAVAAGFALILPPLAMGIAIVNLVALVTYTEFFKGLPGVGNLLVSYLGGSTFLFGAAAVGQLSPAVGVLFLLAALSTFAREVIKDVEDLAGDREEGLNTLPISIGRRPALLIAMAVLLIAMVASPVPYFIGTFGIAYLVLVTPAVFVMLYSGYQSFDDPTGGQSLLKYGMYFSAVAFIGGRLTLLL; translated from the coding sequence GTGTCGCATGCAGAGCGGGTCAGTGGACTCATCGAACTTACTCGGCCAGGGAATGCGATTGCCTCCGGCGTGCTGACGTTCACGGGCGCGTTCGTTGCGGAAGGCAGTGGAATACTTTCACACCTCGGCGCAACCAGTGCCGCCACCATCACAACGATTCTCGCAACCGGAGCAGGAATGGCCATCAACGACTACTTTGACCGAGATATTGATCGGATCAACAACCCTGAGCGACCAATCCCTCGTGGTGCGGTTGCTCCGAGAACGGTACTTGGCTTCAGCCTCGTCATGTTTGCCGTCGCTGCTGGCTTTGCTCTCATACTTCCACCGCTAGCGATGGGAATTGCAATAGTAAATCTCGTCGCGCTCGTCACTTATACAGAATTCTTCAAAGGGCTGCCGGGTGTCGGGAACCTACTTGTGTCGTATCTTGGTGGGAGTACATTCCTCTTCGGTGCCGCTGCTGTCGGCCAGTTGAGCCCTGCCGTGGGTGTTCTCTTTCTCTTAGCAGCACTATCGACATTCGCCCGTGAAGTGATTAAGGACGTTGAAGATCTCGCGGGAGACCGGGAAGAAGGGCTGAATACACTCCCGATTTCCATTGGACGACGTCCTGCACTATTGATCGCGATGGCGGTGCTGCTGATCGCGATGGTTGCAAGTCCAGTGCCGTATTTTATTGGGACGTTCGGAATAGCGTATCTTGTATTGGTTACACCGGCAGTGTTCGTGATGCTCTACTCTGGCTATCAGAGTTTCGACGACCCAACGGGTGGTCAGTCTCTATTAAAATATGGTATGTACTTCTCGGCAGTAGCATTCATTGGTGGCCGACTGACTCTCCTTTTGTGA
- a CDS encoding transcriptional regulator FilR1 domain-containing protein produces MKATVGDATMTTMDYRATNPLSGEELVIREVINETVDTTRHIVLRSVQTLSEPIVQDIHDETDIVRQSISNHLAALSDRGFVNRHDEGIEMTGGGILFLDIIDSCLTTIPRQELAYCTRSDHPVPVLAAVSSKQVHVTELRTELEDPPSDSTLRRVLQHFAENGWVEKISGEYQITATGEQVLAAYDELAASLTQLIEKAPWFQRLPPEDATVPIQALTDANLVVSNPSSPSSVLATALSLYDRNIDRFRGLCSIYNSVLFKTYSTMHKLNIGPEFEAILDRPTFMKAVESTDSRYVVDESDDPNYDPLVLDRSHTLGIGIYDSRKVAIGAYNKSGKGQHIAMIVSTNEQVVDWATDLYESYRAEAKRPSEIEPILP; encoded by the coding sequence ATGAAAGCTACTGTCGGAGATGCTACTATGACTACTATGGACTACCGAGCGACAAATCCACTCTCTGGAGAAGAACTTGTCATTCGGGAAGTTATTAATGAGACTGTCGATACAACTCGTCATATTGTACTTCGTAGCGTCCAGACGCTTTCGGAGCCGATCGTCCAAGACATTCATGACGAAACAGATATTGTTCGGCAGTCGATCTCAAATCATCTTGCAGCTCTTAGCGATCGTGGATTTGTGAATCGGCATGACGAGGGAATTGAGATGACTGGTGGTGGTATTCTGTTTCTTGATATCATCGACTCGTGCCTTACCACAATTCCGCGGCAGGAATTGGCATATTGCACTCGATCAGACCATCCAGTACCAGTTTTGGCAGCGGTTTCGAGCAAGCAAGTCCATGTAACCGAACTTCGCACAGAACTTGAGGATCCACCCTCAGATTCGACACTCAGGCGTGTTTTGCAGCATTTCGCTGAGAACGGTTGGGTAGAGAAAATCAGTGGTGAGTATCAAATCACAGCCACCGGAGAGCAAGTACTGGCTGCATATGATGAGTTGGCAGCATCACTCACGCAACTCATCGAAAAGGCCCCATGGTTTCAGCGGCTGCCACCGGAAGATGCGACCGTACCAATCCAAGCACTCACTGATGCTAATTTAGTTGTCTCAAACCCGAGTAGTCCATCATCGGTGCTTGCAACTGCACTCTCCCTCTATGACCGGAATATTGATCGGTTTCGTGGTCTCTGCTCTATTTACAACTCTGTCTTATTCAAAACCTACTCGACTATGCATAAGCTAAATATCGGGCCAGAATTTGAAGCCATCCTTGACCGGCCAACCTTCATGAAGGCCGTTGAATCAACTGACTCTCGATATGTGGTTGATGAATCAGATGATCCAAACTATGATCCGCTTGTTCTTGATCGGTCTCATACGCTTGGCATCGGTATTTATGATTCTCGAAAGGTAGCGATTGGCGCATACAATAAATCCGGCAAAGGGCAACACATTGCAATGATCGTCAGTACAAACGAACAAGTTGTCGATTGGGCAACTGATCTCTATGAATCGTATCGTGCAGAGGCAAAACGACCTTCTGAAATTGAACCAATCCTGCCGTAG
- a CDS encoding cytochrome P450: MKSDLRQPPTPDGHPFIGHTIDFAQSPFDFVDRAIEECGDIYQMKLPSTQVFVLAHPDYFTQALVTEIDAFGKSDDFQTAFGNGVIATEGDQWRRQRGVLQPFFTRKQVGKYSNQMVKATQQRVDTWLDREILDMETEMKNLTLEVLFATLFGRELQPGEGDDLRTAADGLHGWFAPTSWLLPNWVPTLSRHSFKNSKERLRTEIQQLLTEQRTSDANRGSHSETLLSKLHNARNGTGQNQLSQEEVEGMMITMIFAGYETTASALAFAWYALATHPDLQEAFHDEVDTVLDGDSPTQADIDELELTRRILKETMRLYPPIHTIPRKTTRTVDVNGYQLPANEEVHLGILAVHRDERFYDDPLSFQPDRWESNLEDELPEHAYMPFGGGRRACVGREFALLEATLVLATIGQDWEFEWKGEDELAVEPGLTLQTQAGLPMWLKRR; encoded by the coding sequence ATGAAATCAGATCTTCGCCAACCGCCAACTCCCGATGGTCACCCATTTATTGGCCACACCATCGACTTTGCCCAGAGTCCATTCGATTTTGTTGATAGGGCGATCGAAGAGTGTGGCGATATCTACCAAATGAAACTCCCGAGTACGCAGGTATTTGTCCTGGCTCATCCGGACTACTTTACACAGGCTCTCGTGACCGAAATCGATGCCTTCGGGAAGAGCGACGATTTTCAGACTGCATTCGGGAACGGCGTGATTGCGACAGAAGGTGACCAGTGGCGTCGGCAGCGAGGCGTGCTTCAACCGTTCTTTACCCGAAAGCAGGTCGGAAAATACAGTAATCAGATGGTCAAGGCGACACAGCAACGTGTCGATACATGGTTGGATCGAGAGATTCTGGACATGGAAACCGAAATGAAGAATCTCACATTAGAAGTGCTGTTCGCTACCTTATTTGGACGAGAACTCCAACCGGGTGAAGGTGACGACCTCCGAACCGCAGCCGATGGCCTTCACGGATGGTTCGCTCCGACATCGTGGTTATTACCGAACTGGGTACCAACTCTATCACGACACAGCTTCAAAAACTCAAAGGAACGACTTCGCACCGAAATTCAGCAACTACTGACAGAACAGCGCACGTCTGATGCGAACAGGGGATCTCACTCAGAAACGCTCCTCTCGAAACTCCACAACGCGCGCAATGGGACTGGTCAAAACCAGTTAAGTCAGGAAGAAGTTGAGGGGATGATGATTACGATGATTTTCGCGGGGTATGAAACGACTGCCTCGGCACTCGCGTTTGCGTGGTACGCACTTGCGACACATCCCGATCTCCAAGAGGCGTTTCACGACGAAGTTGATACTGTTCTGGATGGCGATTCGCCTACTCAAGCAGATATTGATGAGTTGGAGCTCACTCGTCGGATTCTAAAAGAAACAATGCGACTCTATCCGCCGATACACACTATTCCTCGCAAAACAACTCGAACGGTTGATGTGAACGGCTATCAGCTGCCCGCTAATGAAGAAGTCCATCTGGGTATTCTCGCTGTCCACCGTGACGAACGATTCTACGATGATCCGCTCTCGTTCCAGCCGGATCGATGGGAATCAAATCTAGAAGATGAGCTTCCAGAGCATGCCTATATGCCGTTTGGTGGGGGACGCCGAGCGTGTGTTGGCCGTGAATTTGCTCTGCTTGAAGCAACACTCGTGCTCGCGACAATCGGACAAGACTGGGAATTTGAATGGAAGGGGGAAGATGAGCTAGCGGTTGAACCTGGACTCACCCTCCAGACTCAAGCTGGTTTGCCGATGTGGCTGAAACGGCGATAA